Proteins encoded within one genomic window of Phototrophicus methaneseepsis:
- a CDS encoding acyl-CoA thioesterase, producing the protein MTDQGKPISASRVTISQMMGPQDTNGYGNVHGGVIMKLADEAGALASMRHAQAPTVTVSVDSMTFMEPIYVGNFVQFNAELTYVGRTSMEVRVEVVKENPVTGERRISNTAYIVYVALDGDGHPKSVPPLAYETDEEKRRAQLAEERQAFRKQQRSQEKQLK; encoded by the coding sequence ATGACCGACCAGGGCAAGCCGATCTCAGCATCACGCGTAACCATCAGCCAGATGATGGGTCCTCAGGATACCAACGGATACGGTAATGTGCATGGCGGCGTCATCATGAAGCTGGCAGACGAAGCCGGGGCACTTGCCTCCATGCGGCATGCACAAGCGCCTACAGTGACCGTTTCAGTCGATTCTATGACCTTTATGGAACCGATCTACGTCGGCAACTTCGTCCAATTTAACGCAGAACTCACCTACGTTGGCCGTACATCCATGGAAGTTCGTGTGGAAGTCGTCAAAGAAAACCCCGTCACAGGGGAACGACGCATCAGCAATACGGCTTATATCGTCTATGTCGCGCTGGATGGTGATGGACATCCTAAGTCAGTGCCACCTCTTGCCTACGAAACAGATGAAGAAAAAAGGCGCGCTCAATTAGCAGAAGAGCGACAAGCTTTTCGTAAACAACAACGCAGCCAGGAGAAGCAACTCAAATGA
- a CDS encoding O-antigen ligase family protein translates to MTQNTTPMPGNRRPLPYPGSWSVLGLFTAIIIGFLAASQPITVSVPLIAAVGTFLAVLISPLASIAILLVVAPLRALLATAGAWPLPFDIGQLMFLAAIGASVVHYVIRPGSQHGLYLPKITLSPIYIPVILFIAASGLTVFNAVSIGTWLTEWLKWLSVLIMMFMVENTAGKNRWQWIVFILIAAALANALVGVFIFLGGSGADHFAINDRFFRAFGTFEQPNPFGGFMGLIAPISLMMTYASLNQLIKGRLRHKRVSRVHFYKVLFYSIASIIIVLALFMSWSRGAWLGFAASAGVMIFLLPRKLWYSIAISLAGIVMIASLWFAGLIPSSVMERVTSATSEYFTLYDVRGVDITPLNYAVVERLAHWQAALNMARENPWLGVGLGNYEVAYDDYRLINWQEALGHAHNYYLNILGEAGIIGAFCYVAMWLSILYFTWRIRQHPDQFIRSIGIGLVAAWVYLAIHGLLDNLYVNNLFLHIGTLLGLLVVLYRQTVSDTKVRVA, encoded by the coding sequence TTGACCCAAAATACGACACCTATGCCCGGCAACAGAAGACCACTCCCTTATCCAGGGAGTTGGTCTGTTCTCGGGCTGTTTACCGCTATAATCATCGGCTTCCTTGCAGCAAGCCAGCCGATTACAGTCTCAGTACCGCTTATAGCGGCTGTCGGCACCTTCCTGGCAGTGTTGATCTCACCATTGGCATCAATCGCTATCCTCCTGGTTGTAGCACCCCTAAGGGCATTACTAGCAACGGCAGGTGCATGGCCCCTACCCTTTGATATTGGTCAATTGATGTTTTTGGCTGCTATTGGCGCCAGCGTCGTTCATTACGTCATACGACCTGGCTCCCAACATGGTCTCTATCTGCCAAAAATTACATTATCTCCCATTTATATACCTGTCATTCTATTTATCGCTGCTAGTGGATTGACTGTTTTCAACGCTGTTTCGATAGGCACATGGCTGACAGAATGGCTGAAGTGGCTTTCTGTCCTGATCATGATGTTCATGGTTGAAAATACTGCTGGCAAAAATCGCTGGCAGTGGATTGTTTTTATCCTTATTGCGGCGGCGCTTGCGAATGCTCTGGTAGGTGTTTTCATCTTCCTGGGCGGTAGTGGCGCGGACCATTTTGCAATCAATGACCGATTCTTCCGGGCATTTGGCACGTTCGAGCAGCCAAACCCCTTCGGTGGCTTTATGGGCCTCATCGCGCCAATCAGCCTGATGATGACTTATGCCTCGTTAAATCAGCTCATAAAGGGCAGGCTTCGTCACAAACGAGTATCGCGTGTACATTTTTATAAGGTACTGTTTTACAGCATAGCCTCTATCATTATTGTTTTAGCCCTCTTCATGAGCTGGAGCCGGGGCGCATGGTTGGGGTTTGCTGCGTCCGCTGGCGTGATGATCTTCTTACTCCCCAGAAAGCTCTGGTACAGCATCGCGATATCATTAGCGGGTATCGTGATGATTGCATCCTTATGGTTTGCAGGACTGATCCCAAGCTCGGTTATGGAACGTGTTACCAGCGCCACATCGGAGTATTTCACGCTTTATGACGTCCGAGGGGTGGATATTACGCCGCTGAATTATGCTGTTGTCGAGCGTTTGGCCCATTGGCAAGCAGCACTCAACATGGCCCGCGAAAATCCGTGGTTAGGTGTGGGGCTGGGCAATTACGAAGTCGCCTATGATGATTACCGTCTCATCAACTGGCAAGAAGCCCTGGGGCACGCTCATAACTACTACTTGAATATTCTAGGGGAGGCTGGCATTATTGGCGCGTTTTGTTACGTGGCCATGTGGCTCAGTATCCTTTACTTCACATGGCGGATTCGGCAGCATCCTGATCAGTTCATTCGATCAATAGGTATTGGCCTTGTTGCTGCCTGGGTTTATCTGGCGATTCATGGTTTGCTCGATAACCTGTATGTAAATAACCTGTTTCTTCATATTGGGACCCTTTTGGGGTTGCTGGTTGTTTTATATCGTCAGACAGTGAGTGATACGAAAGTAAGGGTCGCATGA
- a CDS encoding acyl carrier protein, which produces MANIQERITAIVIDVLGVDESRVVPDARFREDLEADSLDLVELIMQFEEEFGGEISDEDAQKIETVGQAVTYIETHMD; this is translated from the coding sequence ATGGCTAACATTCAAGAGCGTATTACCGCAATTGTTATTGATGTTCTAGGTGTTGATGAATCCCGTGTTGTCCCAGACGCACGTTTTCGTGAAGATCTGGAAGCAGATTCACTCGATCTTGTTGAACTGATTATGCAGTTCGAGGAAGAATTCGGTGGCGAAATCAGTGATGAAGATGCCCAGAAAATTGAAACGGTCGGGCAGGCTGTCACCTATATCGAAACCCACATGGACTAA
- a CDS encoding glycosyltransferase family 4 protein — protein MTTITIDYTAAYEQGAGIGRLVREMTGALASLDTATHYKLFIAGANKHTPPPTPAPNFTLYPTRITPTWFARIWQRARIPLPVEAFTGPTDLYHATDFVLPPTLPKTRTIVTVHDLSFVKVPDAASPPLKAYLDTVVPRSLARADHIIADSAATKSDIIDIYGIPANQISVVLSGVSTAFRPVTDPAQQQHVRQKYAIGQQPFLLSVGTVQPRKNYSRIIHSLAELRAQGMDLCLVIAGGKGWLQDEMHQTIKHTHMEDAVKLIGYADDADLPTLYSSANCVVFPSLYEGFGFPVLEAMACGTPVITSNVSSLPEVAGDAALIVDPYDTEALTHAIKRVLTDSDLHAKLIEHGLIQAAKFTWEASAQRLREVYTHVLS, from the coding sequence GTGACCACGATCACGATTGATTACACAGCAGCATACGAACAAGGCGCTGGTATTGGCCGCCTTGTTCGTGAAATGACGGGCGCGCTCGCTTCATTGGATACGGCAACGCATTATAAGCTGTTCATAGCCGGGGCCAATAAGCATACACCACCCCCTACCCCAGCGCCCAATTTCACGCTCTATCCAACCCGCATCACACCGACATGGTTCGCACGTATCTGGCAACGCGCACGTATTCCTTTACCTGTAGAAGCCTTCACAGGGCCAACAGATCTGTACCACGCGACGGACTTCGTCCTACCGCCGACATTGCCCAAAACGCGCACCATCGTCACCGTACACGATTTATCCTTTGTAAAAGTGCCAGATGCTGCCAGCCCGCCTCTAAAAGCCTATCTGGATACGGTTGTGCCGCGCTCATTAGCACGTGCAGATCATATCATTGCTGATTCCGCCGCTACGAAAAGCGACATCATCGACATTTATGGTATCCCTGCAAACCAAATTTCTGTTGTCCTCAGCGGCGTTAGCACGGCCTTTCGCCCCGTAACAGACCCGGCCCAGCAACAGCACGTGCGTCAGAAATACGCTATCGGCCAGCAGCCATTTTTGCTCTCTGTGGGGACCGTCCAGCCGCGCAAAAACTATAGCCGTATTATTCATAGTCTGGCAGAGCTAAGGGCCCAGGGTATGGATCTCTGCCTAGTTATCGCCGGGGGTAAGGGATGGTTACAGGATGAGATGCATCAAACCATCAAGCATACACACATGGAAGATGCCGTGAAGCTCATTGGTTACGCAGATGATGCAGACCTACCCACTTTATATAGCAGCGCGAACTGTGTGGTCTTTCCATCGCTGTATGAAGGATTCGGCTTCCCGGTATTGGAAGCGATGGCTTGCGGGACACCCGTCATTACATCCAATGTCTCTTCTCTACCGGAAGTCGCTGGTGATGCAGCCCTGATCGTAGATCCATATGACACTGAAGCATTGACACACGCAATCAAACGCGTGCTAACGGATAGCGACCTACACGCTAAACTCATCGAACACGGCCTGATACAAGCCGCTAAATTCACCTGGGAAGCCTCCGCACAGCGTTTGCGCGAGGTCTATACCCATGTATTATCATAA
- a CDS encoding UDP-glucuronic acid decarboxylase family protein, whose protein sequence is MRIVITGGAGFIGSHLGDRFLAEGHQVVALDNLITGSLANIEHNMGNPNFEFIHHDVSNFIHVKGDVDVVMHFASPASPIDYLKYPIQTLKVGAMGTHNALGLARAKGARFVLASTSEIYGDPLEHPQKESYAGNVDPIGPRGVYDEAKRYAEALVMAYHRYHDLETRIVRIFNTYGPRMRLDDGRVVPNFIGQAIRNEPLTVYGDGAQTRCFQYVDDLVEGVYRLLNSDFSEPVNIGTTREISIKEFAEIVNKVADSDAGIIYKEELRIQGDPQTRQPDNTRAREILGWEPVVPLEEGLKKTIAYFRKVS, encoded by the coding sequence GCCATCAGGTTGTCGCATTAGATAATCTGATCACTGGCAGCCTCGCCAACATCGAACATAACATGGGCAATCCTAATTTTGAATTTATCCACCATGATGTGAGCAACTTCATCCACGTCAAAGGTGATGTTGATGTCGTTATGCATTTTGCGTCGCCAGCCAGTCCAATTGATTATCTAAAATACCCCATTCAGACACTTAAAGTCGGTGCCATGGGTACACATAACGCGTTGGGCCTAGCACGTGCAAAAGGGGCACGATTCGTCCTCGCCTCTACCTCGGAAATCTACGGTGACCCTCTGGAACATCCTCAAAAAGAATCCTATGCAGGGAATGTAGACCCCATCGGGCCACGCGGCGTCTATGACGAAGCAAAACGATATGCTGAAGCTCTGGTTATGGCGTACCATCGTTATCATGACCTGGAAACACGCATTGTCCGCATCTTCAACACCTATGGGCCGCGTATGCGCCTTGATGATGGCCGCGTCGTGCCGAACTTCATCGGGCAGGCAATCCGCAATGAGCCGCTCACCGTGTATGGTGATGGCGCGCAGACACGCTGCTTCCAGTATGTAGATGACCTTGTGGAAGGGGTTTACCGCCTGCTGAACTCTGACTTCTCAGAGCCAGTTAATATCGGTACCACACGCGAAATCTCCATTAAAGAATTTGCTGAAATCGTCAATAAAGTCGCAGATAGCGACGCTGGCATCATCTACAAAGAAGAATTGCGCATTCAGGGTGACCCCCAGACACGCCAACCGGATAACACCCGTGCACGCGAAATCTTAGGATGGGAACCCGTGGTGCCACTCGAAGAAGGCCTCAAGAAGACCATCGCTTACTTTCGCAAAGTCTCCTAA
- a CDS encoding ATP-binding protein, producing MTFDTPGPHDSALLRLLNQNSYRRITDIPEPDLGLAENRPYPFLAIVGQVEMRIALMLSVINPAIGGVLLIGPRGTGKTTAVRSLTSVLPHIEVSDCEEGVFQEDIEALEEEEAQYLYPDCYEKYKQGEKISHYEPVRLVELPLNARIEDVVGAPNERAAIHRNKIQIERGILSRADNNLLYIDEVNLLDDQIIDVILDAAAQGNYTVRRGAAVGTYRSRFVLIGSMNPEEGRLRPQIMDRFGLRVYVRGLTTREDRAEVYKRARAYRYNPARFIREWEAATANAEAEIINARSLLKKTQIPDDVLEMGLELVLRLEIDSHRAEYTLFEAARAYAAADDRTEVTMLDLQTVAPLALRQRNSEFMSNFFENQIEQDRAIETILQEVTQD from the coding sequence ATGACGTTTGACACGCCAGGCCCTCATGACTCCGCCCTACTGCGACTGCTAAACCAGAACAGCTACCGACGTATCACAGACATCCCAGAACCAGACCTGGGGCTAGCAGAAAACCGTCCCTACCCCTTCCTGGCAATTGTCGGCCAAGTAGAAATGCGTATTGCGCTGATGCTATCCGTCATCAATCCGGCCATTGGCGGCGTATTACTCATTGGCCCACGCGGTACGGGTAAGACCACAGCTGTACGCAGCCTGACGAGCGTGCTGCCACATATAGAAGTGAGCGATTGTGAAGAAGGCGTCTTCCAAGAAGATATAGAAGCCCTGGAAGAGGAAGAGGCGCAATACCTGTACCCAGATTGCTATGAAAAATATAAGCAAGGCGAGAAAATCTCTCATTATGAACCCGTCCGCTTGGTTGAATTACCGCTCAATGCGCGCATTGAAGACGTTGTTGGGGCACCAAATGAACGCGCAGCCATTCATCGCAACAAAATCCAGATTGAACGAGGCATCTTATCTCGTGCAGATAACAACCTGCTCTACATTGACGAGGTCAACTTGCTGGATGATCAGATCATTGATGTCATCCTAGATGCTGCCGCACAGGGTAACTACACTGTTCGCAGAGGTGCCGCAGTTGGGACTTATCGGTCTCGCTTTGTGTTGATAGGCTCTATGAACCCCGAAGAAGGTCGACTCAGGCCCCAGATTATGGACCGCTTTGGCCTGAGAGTGTACGTGCGCGGCCTGACCACGCGTGAAGATCGTGCTGAGGTCTACAAGCGAGCACGAGCCTATCGTTACAATCCGGCTCGTTTTATACGTGAGTGGGAAGCCGCTACAGCAAACGCAGAAGCGGAAATTATTAATGCACGTTCGCTGCTAAAAAAGACGCAAATCCCTGATGATGTGTTAGAAATGGGACTGGAACTAGTCCTGCGTTTGGAAATCGACTCGCACCGAGCTGAGTATACTTTGTTCGAAGCTGCGCGCGCGTATGCTGCGGCTGATGATCGCACAGAAGTAACCATGCTGGACCTACAAACCGTCGCCCCACTTGCCCTGCGCCAACGCAACAGTGAATTTATGAGCAATTTTTTCGAAAACCAAATAGAGCAAGACCGAGCTATTGAAACGATCCTACAAGAAGTGACACAAGACTGA
- a CDS encoding GtrA family protein, with amino-acid sequence MTSQIANPVPDEHKGHSIQTPIDGLIRAIATRFGGNKAKEVERFIKFCIVGTIGFVVDFGTTNILQSTILPPVDSNGVDLPTNVSIAITISFIAAITSNFIWNRLWTYPDSRSSSVRRQLIQFTLVSISGWVARTLWVTLAYQPIGDMLYPIIGDLSIFANMSPELAAAKIGTNVTLFVGVFTVMIWNFFANRYWTYNDVD; translated from the coding sequence ATGACATCTCAGATCGCTAACCCCGTGCCCGATGAACATAAAGGTCATTCTATACAAACACCCATTGATGGCTTGATCCGTGCCATTGCAACCCGGTTCGGTGGTAACAAAGCCAAAGAGGTTGAGCGATTCATCAAATTTTGCATCGTTGGGACGATTGGCTTCGTTGTCGATTTTGGCACAACCAACATATTACAGTCGACAATTTTACCGCCTGTGGATAGTAACGGGGTCGACCTCCCTACCAACGTATCCATTGCCATCACGATCTCTTTCATCGCAGCCATCACGAGCAATTTTATCTGGAACAGGTTATGGACCTACCCCGACTCACGCTCCAGCTCTGTTCGTCGCCAGTTGATTCAGTTCACATTGGTGAGCATCTCCGGTTGGGTCGCCCGCACATTATGGGTTACCCTGGCATATCAACCGATTGGTGATATGTTGTATCCAATCATTGGCGATCTCTCCATCTTCGCCAATATGTCGCCAGAATTGGCAGCCGCGAAAATTGGCACCAACGTTACACTGTTTGTGGGTGTCTTCACGGTGATGATCTGGAACTTCTTTGCAAATCGCTATTGGACATACAACGACGTCGACTAA